From Carassius auratus strain Wakin chromosome 22, ASM336829v1, whole genome shotgun sequence, a single genomic window includes:
- the LOC113040300 gene encoding uncharacterized protein LOC113040300, whose product MSVKKQMSALEGMEVDHTKEKRKIEETHSYACKVGGRCESSPSTPSKTPAPKKTKNVDPAAASEPSLMEVQNNIIQILSEKINNRADHLEIMIKNNSKEIESICESLNSIHSDVMGLKNENESLKKENMEMKKKAAELEQRMNDQERYSRRWCLRLHGVAENSSEKVKERVKEICRAVVPEEQRNEVTAAVDIVHRLGRLRAAEDQRGNPRPIIIRFISRTARDLIWKHARQSPFLQTRGLHFKEDLTADGREIRPT is encoded by the coding sequence ATGTCGGTCAAAAAGCAGATGTCTGCGCTGGAAGGGATGGAAGTGGACCACACTAAAGAAAAGCGAAAAATTGAGGAAACTCATTCATACGCCTGTAAAGTTGGAGGAAGATGTGAATCTTCTCCTAGTACACCAAGTAAGACCCCTGCaccgaaaaaaacaaaaaatgtcgaCCCAGCCGCGGCTTCAGAGCCAAGCTTAATGGAAGTCCAGAACAACATTATTCAGATTCTTTCAGAAAAAATCAATAACCGAGCTGACCACCTGGAAATAATGATAAAGAACAACTCCAAAGAAATTGAGAGCATCTGCGAAAGTTTAAACTCGATTCATTCTGATGTTATGggtctgaaaaatgaaaatgaaagtctgaaaaaagaaaatatggaaATGAAGAAAAAAGCTGCAGAACTGGAACAGCGGATGAACGACCAGGAACGATACAGCCGTAGGTGGTGCCTGCGACTTCATGGGGTGGCTGAAAACTCCTCGGAAAAGGTGAAGGAGAGAGTGAAGGAGATCTGCAGAGCTGTGGTCCCAGAGGAGCAGAGGAACGAAGTGACGGCGGCGGTGGACATCGTACACCGACTCGGCCGACTCAGAGCCGCGGAGGATCAGCGGGGGAATCCACGGCCGATCATCATCAGATTTATTTCAAGAACGGCGAGGGATCTCATTTGGAAACACGCCAGGCAGAGTCCCTTTCTGCAAACTCGAGGCTTACACTTCAAGGAGGATCTCACAGC